The genomic segment TGAACACATCTTTTTTCAACTTGCCTTTTGCAATGAGCTCAAGCTTTTGCTCCCACACAGCTGTTGTTGCAGGTGATCGTAATTCCTTTGGTACTAAATCTAGTAGCTGCCGGCCTTTTGATGTGATATAAATTTCTTTACCACCACGTTTTTCAATTAAGAATGAATTGAATAACTTGTCAATAATATCTGCACGTGTTGCAACCGTACCTAATCCACCAGTTGATTTTAAGGTATCTGCAAGCTCTTTATTACTCGTTTGCATATACCTCGTAGGGTTCTCCATGGCGGACAGTAAAGTAGCCTCTGTAAAGCGTGCAGGTGGCTTTGTTTGGCCCGATGTCTGAGCGACTAACTTTGTCTTTAATACATCGCCTTTTTCAATGCTGGGCAATAATTGGTCTTTTATATCGTCTGTTAATTCTTCATCATCAAATCGGTTTTTGTAAACTTCTTTCCAACCAGCATTGATTACTGTTTTACCTTTAGCAATGAATTTTTCTCTACCAATTTCAGCCTGTACCGTTAATTGTTCATATTCGTGTGCTGGAAATAAAACTGCTAAGAAACGTTTTACTACTAAATCATAGATTTTTCTTTCTTTATCAGTGAAAGCAGAGAAATTTACATATCCTTCAGTCGGGATAATTGCATGATGATCGCTTAATTTCGAGTCATTAACGAACGATTTATTTGCTTTAATTGGCTTAGCTAAAATTTTATTAGCTGCTGATCGATACTCGCCAACACCACATGCTTTTAAGCGCTCAGGAATCGTTGAAACAATATCACTTGAAATATATCGAGAATCTGTACGAGGATACGTTAACACTTTATGTTGCTCATACAGTTTTTGCATAATATTTAATGTTTCTTTTGCTGAATAGCCGAAAAACTTATTTGCGTCACGTTGTAGTTCTGTTAAATCATAAAGCCCTGGGGCAAATATTTTTTTTGGTTTACGGTCAATTGCCACAATTTTAGCATCTTGACGACCAAGTGATTTAACAATCGCATCGATTTTTTCTTTGTTGAAGCTACGACTATTACCGTTCGAATCTTGCCATGTTAATTTAATCGTATCTGTTTGTGCCTCGATGCCGTAATATATTTGTGGCTTGAAATTTTTAATTTCATCTTCTCTTGCTGCAATTATAGCTACTGTAGGTGTTTGAACGCGCCCGCAATTTAGTTGTGCATTGAAGCGTGTTGTAAGAGCACGAGTAGCATTCAAACCGATATACCAATCTGCTTCAGATCGTGCAACAGCAGCATGATATAAATTTTCATAAGCTTTTCCTGGCTTCAAATTTTTGAAACCTTCTTTAATCGCTTTATCTGTTACAGAAGAAATCCATAAACGCTTAATCGGCTTGTTTACCTTCGCCTTGGCAATTATCCATCGGGCTACAAGTTCACCTTCACGACCTGCATCTGTCGCCACGATTATTTCATTAACATCCTTTCGGGTGAGTTGGCTTTTAACAGCGTTAAATTGTTTTCCAGTCTTCTTCATTACTGTTAATTTCAAACGCTCAGGTAGCATAGGTAAATCTTCTAATTTCCATGTTTTATATTTCACATCGTAACTTTCTGGGTCAGCAAGTGTAACTAAGTGTCCCAGCGCCCATGTTACGATATATTTACTTCCTTCAAGACACCCATTTCCTTTTTTATTACAATTCAGAACACGTGCAATATCACGTGCGACAGAAGGCTTTTCCGCTAGTACTAAACTTTTTGCCATATAATCGCATCCTTTCAAAACCTTGTTCAAATATAACATAGATATATAAATGTTCCTCGTTAAAGCTATAAATCTTTATAGACCTTTAGGTTTTAAGTGGTGGGTAGTGCACTTTTTGCATACTTTCATGACACTTGTCATACTTTTTCACCTGACGTTTATGTCTTACGGAACAGCCATATCTTCCGTATCCTTAAATTATAAAAACAAACATGAGATCTCTCTTTTTCATACGTTTGGAGGATATGATGAATAAAGGCAAATCAAATCAATTACGCCGAAGTGTTGCACCTTATGAGAAATCGAATACGACATCAAGCATGAGGCAGCTTTTCAATACCATTCCACCGTTTTTCCTTCTTTGGGTGTTTGCATATCAAAGCTTAACAATCTCCATTTGGCTAACGATACCGTTGGCTATTGTCGCAGCTGGATTTCTCGTTCGTAGTTTCATTATTTTTCATGACTGTACGCATAATTCATTTTTAAATAGTAAAAAAGCAAATAATATTCTTGGTACGCTGCTTGGGATCCTTACCTTGTTTCCTTATGAAAAATGGAAACGCGAACACGCCATTCATCACGCAACGAATAGTAACTTAGACAAACGGGGAACAGGGGATATTTGGGTCATGACGATTGAAGAGTATGCAGCAGCATCATTTTGGCAAAGACTGGCGTATCGCATGTACCGTAATCCATTTGTCATGTTTGGATTAGGTCCGTTCTTTTTATTTCTAGTTTCAAACCGGATGAATCGAAAAGACGCGAAGCGAAAAGAGCAGCTTAATACGCATATCATTAATGTTTCCATTGTTGCCATTTATGCGCTGCTAGTATGGCTTATTGGCTGGCAGCCATTCTTAATCATACAGGGGACCATTCTTTTCATATCTGGTTCACTTGGCATTTGGTTGTTTTATGTACAGCATCAATTTGAAGACTCCTATTTTGAAAACAAAGATGAATGGAATTATGTGAAAGCTGCGATCGATGGAAGTTCGTATTATAAGCTTTCAAAGGTTTTGCAATGGTTAACAGGTAATATCGGCTACCATCATGTGCATCATTTAAGTCCTAGAGTTCCTAATTATAACTTGGAAAAAGTGCATAACACTTCACCGCTTTTACAGCAAGTGACAACCATTACACTTTGGTCCAGTTTAAAATCAATCCGTTTCCGCTTGTATGATGAGAAAAATAAAAAATTTGTTAGTTTTAAAGAAGTGAAGCACTTATTAAATCGACAAAGAAAAAGTATACAGCTGGCTTCCGGAAAAACAAGTTTTCAAGGTAATAAATAGTCGCTAAAAAGCCATTCAACATTGGATGGTTTTTTTCATATTGAATGGTAGCGTACCGTAGTTTGTTATAATAAGAGTATGTCAATGATTAAGGAGAAATCGATGGACAAGTGGTATCAGCTTTTTCCAAAAAGCCCGTGGATTAGTATTTATGTATGGATTATTTTTTGCATTCTTCCGTTCTTTTTTATTTTTCGCTCGTCGTCTCCTTATGAAATTATGATTGGAATCTTCATGGTTTTTCTTTTTTTTCTTTCGTATCGGTTTGCCTTTCGATCAAAGGGATGGTCTGTCTATGTGTGGGTGAGCATCGAAATTGTTATAAGCTTCAGTATGACCGTTCTTTTCGGTTATGTATATTTTTCACTCCTTTTAGCCTTTTTCATTGGAAATATTCGAAGCAAAATAGGGTTCTTTATTTTATATGGCATCCATCTTACTTCAATATTGATTGCTGTTGGCATAGGGACATTTACAGAGAAGGACATTTTCTTTTCCCAGTTCCCATTTATTTTAATTTGCATCATCGGTGTGATTTTGCTTCCATTTAATTTATACAATCGGAACAGGCGCGAACAGTTGGAAGGGCAGTTGGAAGACGCAAATAAGCGTATTTCCCAGCTTGTTGTTTTTGAAGAACGCCAGAGGATTGCACGGGACTTGCATGATACACTCGGGCAGAAGCTTTCACTCATCGGGTTGAAAAGTGACTTGGCTGGAAAACTAATCGAACGAGATAACGAGTCCGCAAAAAAGGAAATCAATGATATCCATCAAACAGCGAGAATCGCGTTAAAAGAAGTCCGGGAACTCGTAGAGGATATGAGAGGCGTAAAGTTAAAGGATGAAATTATTCACATTGAAAACATTTTAAAAGCGGGACAAATTGAATTTACGTTAACAGGAAATCCAACACTTTCTAATATTCCTTTGTTGGTTGAAAATGTGATAAGTATGTGCCTGAAAGAAGCTGTAACAAATATTGTAAAGCATAGTCAAGCTACCACTTGTACAGTCTTCATTGAGCAATTACTTGATGAAGTGCTTGTCAAAGTACAAGATAACGGAATTGGCATTCCAGATAAAAGCGATTTTAGTCAAGGGCATGGACTATTAGGAATGAAGGAACGACTCGAATTTGTGAATGGGAGCTTGGATATTCAATCAGCAAATGGGACTACACTTACAATGAGAGTTCCCAATGTAATCAAACACACAAGTCTGGAGGGATTGACGTGATTCGCATTGTCATTGCGGAGGATCAGCGTATGATGCTCGGAGCACTTGGTTCTTTGCTGGATTTAGAAGAAGATATGGAAGTTGTAGGGAAAGCAGCGAATGGTGAAGAAGCTTTAGCTTTAGTTAAACAACTTCAGCCGGATATATGCATCATGGACATTGAGATGCCGCTGAAAAGCGGCCTCGAGGCAGCAAAAGAACTTAAAGGAACAGGCTGTAAAGTGATTATATTAACAACGTTTGCACGCTCAGGTTATTTTCAACGTGCTTTAAAAGCAGGAGTAAGTGCTTATTTATTGAAAGATAGCCCAAGCGAAGAATTGGCTAGCACGATTCGCAGTGTTATGGCAGGCGGCCGGATTTACGCTCCAGAACTTATTGAAAATGTATATAGCGAAAAAAATCCGCTGACGAATCGAGAGAAGGAAGTTTTGGAGCTTGTAGCTGACGGCAATAACACAAAAGAGATTGCTGATAAACTCAGCATTAAAACAGGAACGGTCCGCAACTATATTTCAGTTATTTTAGAAAAATTGGAAGTGAAAAACCGGATCGAGGCGATTTCCCGTTCAAAAGAAAAGGGATGGTTTAAATAAAGTCATTGTCTCGTGCTTCGATAGTGGCTGTTGTAAAGGATAAACAGCAAAATCAGCATCGTAATATCCAATCTCGCATCAAAAGCAAATTGTAAAAATCCTGAATGTAAAATTGGAACCTTCGTTAGAAGAAATGCGGCGATCATAATAATAATTAATGGAATCGTTGCATTTTTTATATTTTTATTCAGCAAAATAAAAGCCCCGCATATGATTTCAAAAAAAGCGACTGTATACATCATTGGAAAAGGCAGCCCCAAGCTGACAAAAAAACTACTCAATTCTGCATCTAATAACTTCATAATCCCTGAAGTGATAAAAACATAAGCCACCACATAACGAATCAATTTTAGTGTATTCATGACATCCCTCCTCATTAAAACGATATGAGGCAACTAGACAAACCATGACAGGCAATCATCGCTGTAACTTTTGAAAGCATATCCCCTTCTTTTTTTT from the Pueribacillus theae genome contains:
- a CDS encoding DNA topoisomerase III; the encoded protein is MAKSLVLAEKPSVARDIARVLNCNKKGNGCLEGSKYIVTWALGHLVTLADPESYDVKYKTWKLEDLPMLPERLKLTVMKKTGKQFNAVKSQLTRKDVNEIIVATDAGREGELVARWIIAKAKVNKPIKRLWISSVTDKAIKEGFKNLKPGKAYENLYHAAVARSEADWYIGLNATRALTTRFNAQLNCGRVQTPTVAIIAAREDEIKNFKPQIYYGIEAQTDTIKLTWQDSNGNSRSFNKEKIDAIVKSLGRQDAKIVAIDRKPKKIFAPGLYDLTELQRDANKFFGYSAKETLNIMQKLYEQHKVLTYPRTDSRYISSDIVSTIPERLKACGVGEYRSAANKILAKPIKANKSFVNDSKLSDHHAIIPTEGYVNFSAFTDKERKIYDLVVKRFLAVLFPAHEYEQLTVQAEIGREKFIAKGKTVINAGWKEVYKNRFDDEELTDDIKDQLLPSIEKGDVLKTKLVAQTSGQTKPPARFTEATLLSAMENPTRYMQTSNKELADTLKSTGGLGTVATRADIIDKLFNSFLIEKRGGKEIYITSKGRQLLDLVPKELRSPATTAVWEQKLELIAKGKLKKDVFINEMKEHTKEIVAEIKASNKKYKHDNISHKHCPDCGKPMLEVNGKKGKMLVCQDRECGHRKNVSRITNARCPKCHKKLELHGEGVGQVFVCKCGHREKLSAFEARRKRESAGKVDKRTVQKYLKNQQKDEEPLNNALAEALKRLKFD
- a CDS encoding fatty acid desaturase — protein: MNKGKSNQLRRSVAPYEKSNTTSSMRQLFNTIPPFFLLWVFAYQSLTISIWLTIPLAIVAAGFLVRSFIIFHDCTHNSFLNSKKANNILGTLLGILTLFPYEKWKREHAIHHATNSNLDKRGTGDIWVMTIEEYAAASFWQRLAYRMYRNPFVMFGLGPFFLFLVSNRMNRKDAKRKEQLNTHIINVSIVAIYALLVWLIGWQPFLIIQGTILFISGSLGIWLFYVQHQFEDSYFENKDEWNYVKAAIDGSSYYKLSKVLQWLTGNIGYHHVHHLSPRVPNYNLEKVHNTSPLLQQVTTITLWSSLKSIRFRLYDEKNKKFVSFKEVKHLLNRQRKSIQLASGKTSFQGNK
- a CDS encoding sensor histidine kinase, with translation MDKWYQLFPKSPWISIYVWIIFCILPFFFIFRSSSPYEIMIGIFMVFLFFLSYRFAFRSKGWSVYVWVSIEIVISFSMTVLFGYVYFSLLLAFFIGNIRSKIGFFILYGIHLTSILIAVGIGTFTEKDIFFSQFPFILICIIGVILLPFNLYNRNRREQLEGQLEDANKRISQLVVFEERQRIARDLHDTLGQKLSLIGLKSDLAGKLIERDNESAKKEINDIHQTARIALKEVRELVEDMRGVKLKDEIIHIENILKAGQIEFTLTGNPTLSNIPLLVENVISMCLKEAVTNIVKHSQATTCTVFIEQLLDEVLVKVQDNGIGIPDKSDFSQGHGLLGMKERLEFVNGSLDIQSANGTTLTMRVPNVIKHTSLEGLT
- a CDS encoding response regulator transcription factor codes for the protein MIRIVIAEDQRMMLGALGSLLDLEEDMEVVGKAANGEEALALVKQLQPDICIMDIEMPLKSGLEAAKELKGTGCKVIILTTFARSGYFQRALKAGVSAYLLKDSPSEELASTIRSVMAGGRIYAPELIENVYSEKNPLTNREKEVLELVADGNNTKEIADKLSIKTGTVRNYISVILEKLEVKNRIEAISRSKEKGWFK
- a CDS encoding DoxX family protein, translated to MNTLKLIRYVVAYVFITSGIMKLLDAELSSFFVSLGLPFPMMYTVAFFEIICGAFILLNKNIKNATIPLIIIMIAAFLLTKVPILHSGFLQFAFDARLDITMLILLFILYNSHYRSTRQ